The following DNA comes from Synechococcus sp. CC9616.
GGCCGTCCTGCCAGATCGGTCTCACCAGCTCGACAACGGCCGCAGCCCGTTCGATCTGGGTTGACCGGCCGGTGATCACTAATTGAAGACCCCGCAACACCAGGCCTGCACCGGTGAGTGCGCCAAGGCGATGCAGAGTTGCTTCCGCCTCCCCAGCAAGAGCCAGGGCTGCGTCGGAATCAGGAAGGTCGAGAACGAAGCGGCCGTTGTCGCCGTCGTCAGACACGTCCTGGATCAGGCTTCAGTGGATTCGGCCGAGTCGCCGTCTGATTCAGAGGCCTCAGATTCAGCAGCCTTGGCTGCTGCGGCATCCTTGGCGGCCTGCTTCGCATCGGCCTCACGCTTGGCAGCCTGTTTGGCTTTGCCAACAACTTCTGCCGATCGCACCGACTTCTCAATCAGGCCACCACGCTCAAGCAGGGTGCGCACCACATCAGTTGGCTGAGCACCCTGGCTCAAACGCTGGCGGATGGCCTCGGTATCAAGGCGGGTTTCCTTGGTGCGGGGGTTGTAAAAACCGAGCTCCTGGAGGGGACGGCCATCACGGCGGGATGTGCTGTTGCAGGCCACGAGGCGGAAACTCGCTTCCCGCTTCTTACCGAACCGCTTCAGGCGGAGCTTGATCATCGTGGCGCTTTCGTAAGGAGTGGTCTTCGTTCAGGCAGCGCCGTAGCGCCCACCAAACAACAACAATACCGTTCCACCCTCAAAGCTCCCCAAAGCCTTTCTTCTTTTTGGCCGGACGCTGCCGCTTGGGTGGACCACCGCGTCCAGGCCGCCCACCGCCACCAGGCATTCCACCCATTCCGGGCATTCCGCCCATTCCGGGCATGCCACCCATCCCAGGCATTCCACCCATTCCGGGCATCCCGCCCATTCCTGGCATGCCACCCATGCCGGGCATTTTGCCCTGGCTCATCTGCTGCATGAAGCCGCGCATTTTCTGGAAGTCGGCCAGCACCTTGTCCACATCAGCGGGCTGATGGCCGCTGCCGCCGGCAATTCGCCGACGTCTTGACGGTTGACTGGCCAGCAGGTCGGGGTTTTCCCGCTCCTGCTGCGTCATTGAGCCGATCATCGCCTCGATGCGCTTGAGCTGCTGCTCCCCCTGCTTGAGCATGCCGTCGTCGATCTTGTTCATGCCCGGGATCATTTTCATCAGGCCACCGAGCGACCCCATGCGCTTGATCAGGCGCATCTGCTTCACGAAGTCCGAGAAGTCAAACGTCGCTTCCTGAAGCTTCTTCTGCATCTTCTCGACATCGGCGAGTTCGACCTCCTTCTGGGCCTTCTCCACCAGCGTCAGCACATCCCCCATCCCGAGGATGCGACTGGCCATCCGTTCGGGATGGAACGGCTGCAGCGCCTCCACCTTCTCGCCGGTGCCGATGAACTTGATCGGCTGACCGCTCACCTTGCGGATCGAGAGGGCCGCACCACCGCGGGAATCACCATCGAGCTTGGTGAGCACCGCTCCGGTGATGCCCACCTGATCGTGGAAGGCACGGGTGAGCTCAGCCGCCTCCTGGCCGATCATCGAATCCACCACCAGCAGCACTTCATCGGGCTGCACGGCGGAACGGATCCGCACCATCTCCTCCATCATCTCGGTGTCGATCTGGAGGCGACCAGCGGTATCCACCAGAAGCGTGTCGAACCCCTCCTGCTTCGCTTTGGCTAAGCCAGCCGCTGCGATGTCTTCAGGTTTGGCTTCAGCGCCGAGGCTGAACACCTCCACATCGATCTGGGCACCTAAAATCTTGAGCTGCTCAATCGCCGCTGGTCGATAAACGTCGGCACCCACCATCAGGGCGCGACGGCCCTGGTCCTTGAGGTGCAGGCCGAGCTTGGCCGTTGCCGTGGTCTTACCCGCACCCTGAAGACCAGCCATCAACACAACGGTGGGAGCCTCGGCCGCCTTGGCCAGAGGTGCGTTATCTCCCCCCATCACCTCCACCAGCTGCTCATGAACAACCTGGATGAACTTCTGATCCGGGCTGACCCCGCGCACCACCTCAGCGCCAACGGCTCTGTCGCGGACTTCAGCGACGAAGTCCTTCACCACCGGCAGGCTCACATCCGCTTCCAGCAGGGCCCGGCGGACGTCCTTCAGCGCTCCTTCAACATTGGTTTCGCTGATTGCGTCCTGGCCCCGCAGCCCCTTGACCGCATCCTCAAAACGGGCTGAAAGCTCATCGAACATCAGCGAAAACCAACTACAACATTGATGTGATCGTAAAAAGAGATCCGATCCGCTTCAGCCGGCAGGGATATACGCCTGAAGCCTCCACTGGTCTCCATCCCGTCCAAGGATGTAGCGAACGCTCAAGGTATCCGGAGGCGTCTGGTTGATCACCGCACCAGCTCTATTGATGGTTTTGTCGGAATAGGCGATCTGAGCCATCACCTCGATGCGCTGCGGCGTGCGGCTGACCAGCTCGAGCGATGTCACTGAGGCATCAATGACTTTGCTGAGTCCCGCTGATGCATCGGCGGCCTGCTCCTGCAACACCTTCTGCACCATGTGATCACGGGCGACAACAGAGAGATCCACGCCCTGGTCTGCCTCTGCTGCCAGCGAGGCAGCCTTGAGATCCAGCCAGCCCTGAATCAGCTCCTGGAGGTTTGCTTCTGAAGGCTCATCGGCGGTGAGGGGTTTGAGCTGCTCCTGAGGCTTCGGATCAGGTTTCAAAGAGGCGTTGGGCTGGGCAGGGGCGTCCTCGAGCTCCACTTCAGAGCCTGGATCAACCGGATCAGCAGTCTCAACCGAATCGTTTTGATCACCCGAATCAATCTGAGCGGCTGGCTCCGGGAGTGGGTCGAGAGCGTTCTGTCTCGAACTGATCACGGCCGCCAGCACGCCCAGGACGGCAAGGCCTGATCCGATCGCGATGAGGACAGACCGGGGAACCGCAAGATGGAACCCTTCGTTGGCTTCTGCGTGATCTCCTGGACCAACTTCCGCAGGGACGGCTGACTCGTCGAGGGCAGGAGCCGAATCACCGCTGAACAAGCTGGGCCAGTCACCCGCTGTGGTGAGAGCTGGATCGGACCGGCGGGCTTCCTGACGGTCGAGTCGTTCGACATAGGACTGAACATCCCGGTCCGCGAACCAGGCATCGAGATCCACATCCGATGCCTCCACATCCCTGTAGCCGGGAAGAACATCACGCTCGAGCCAGACACGGCAGTACTCGCATTGCGCTGACAGCTGATCGCCGGGGTGCTGATCCAGCCACAGCCTCAATTCGCGGTCACGAACAGCCAGAAAGTGTTCGCCAGCGGCAGCGACATTGCCCAGCAACAGATCCAGGCAACCCAGCAAGGGCATTGGATCGAGATCCGCTGCCGCCAGTCCCTTCACCTGATCTCGGGCCTGCTCCAGCAATTCGGGCTTCCTGCGCGAGAACCCGGACGCTGTCAGCGCGAGAACCGCAAGAAAACCAGCCTCTCCGGAGCCCTGGAGCTGCCAACCGCTGAACAGATCAACCTGTTCCTGAACGGTGAGGAAACGCCGGATCTGCTTGAAGAATGGTTCGAAATCCTCCTGACCGAAGGCAGCCTCTGGTGCCCCTTCCAATCCACCACGATCCTTCACCAGTTGATCCAGCAACGACAAGCCCTGCTGATGGGAGTCCTGATCGCTGAGGTCCCTGCTCAGAAGATCCAGGATTCGGTAAGGGAGAAGGGAGTCCAGATCTTGCTGCAACGCATGCAACTGGTCGGGCAGCTTGCCCATGCGTTTCTGCAGCTCAATGCCCGCTGCCAACACTTGAGCCGCTGATTCATATCGCCTCTGGGCTTGCTCGTCTTTTGCCGCATCAAGGCAGGCCAGAGCAGCCAGAAGCGTTAGATCAGCTTCTCGGCCGCTGCCCAGTGCCGGAGCCTGCGGGGGCTGGAGCCCCTGGCAGGCCATTTGAAACGCTTCTACAGCTGAACCGGCCTCCCAGAGCAGCAGCAGTCCAGCGGCCTCGCTGCTGCTGGGAAGGTCCAGACCAACGGTGTCATCGGGATGATGCTGGGCCAGGTCCAGCAACTGCGCCTCGTACTCTGCCCGACGTACGGAGTCGGTCAACAGATCCGCCGACTGCCTGAGCAGCTCATCGCGCTGAATCAGGACCTCATGGGTGAATCCCTGATCCGGCGGGCTATCACAACGATTCTGAAGCTTTCTGAGAACGGCGTCGGCTGCAGCGGAAGGACTAACACCCAGCAGTCGGAAGTGATCGATGGGCAGGTCCAACAGAGACAGACTTGATGAGGCTGGACTTTAGTCAGTGTCTGGGATTTTGCCCAATTTCAGTCCTCTGACCCTTACAGTCAAGCTCCCGGAAGATCGGTCATGGGTCAGGACCTAGCTGTCGAGACTGCTCCCCTTGGCACTGCCGCGGCCGGCGGGGCCCATGGGGAGCGGCTCTCCTCCCTTGTCACCGCTCAGAGAGCAACCGTTGATCGCGACACCGGCCTGGCTCTTTACCGCGACATGACCCTCGGTCGACGCTTCGAGGACAAGTGTGCCGAGATGTATTACCGCGGCAAGATGTTTGGCTTCGTTCACCTTTACAACGGTCAGGAGGCTGTCAGCACCGGGGTGATCGGTGCGATGAAGCGACAGCACGACTGGTTCTGCAGCACCTACAGAGATCACGTTCATGCCTTGAGCGCCGGTGTGCCAGCACGGGCCGTCATGAGCGAACTGTTCGGCAAGGAGACCGGCTGCAGCAAGGGCCGCGGAGGGTCCATGCACTTGTTCTCCAAGGAGCATCACCTGCTGGGCGGCTTCGCCTTCATCGCCGAGGGCATCCCTGTGGCTCTGGGTTCCGCGTTCACAAGTCGCTACAAGCGCGATGCTCTGGGCGACTCATCCAGCGATTCGGTCACTGCGGCCTTCTTCGGAGATGGCACCTGCAACAACGGGCAGTTTTTCGAGTGCCTGAACATGGCGCAACTCTGGAAACTGCCGATCATTTTTGTTGTGGAGAACAACAAGTGGGCCATCGGCATGGCGCACGATCGAGCCACGAGTGATCCGGAAATCTGGAGAAAAGCCGCCAGCTTTGGCATGGCGGGCGAGGAAGTGGATGGAATGGACGTCCTGGCTGTCCGCGCCGCTGCTGAACGGGCACTGGAAAGGGCCAGGGCTGGCGAAGGTCCAACGTTGCTTGAGTGCCTGACCTATCGCTTCCGGGGCCACTCGCTGGCGGATCCAGACGAACTGCGTTCCGAGCAGGAAAAACAGTTCTGGGCGCAGAGAGATCCTTTGAAGGCCTTCGAGCGAGATCTCGTTTCGGCAGATTTGGTAAGCAGCGACGAACTACGGGCGATCGAAAAGGAGATCGACCAAGTGGTTGAAGACTGCGTTGACTTCGCTCTGTCAGCACCCGAGCCGGATGCTGAAGAACTCACCCGATACATCTGGGCCGACGACTGATCGCCTGATTCAACGCGTCAGATTCCTCCAGGCAGACGCCGGGTGAGATTGCGGAGTTTGCGAAGGGCCTTGAGCTCAACCTGGCGAACACGCTCGCGAGACACGTCCATCAACCGGCCGATTTCGGCGAGGGTGTGACGCTCATTGCTTTCGAGGCCAAATCGCAACCGCAGCACGTGCTGTTCCTGCTCGCTGAGGTGACTCAACCAGCGGCCCAACTGCTCGTGATGAATCCTCTGTTCGACCATGTCGAGCGGTTCCTCAAGTGAGGAATCAGCAATGAGGTCTCCAAGGAAGCTGCGACCCTCCTCTCCGTTGACGGGAGCATCGAGGCTGCTGGTGGTGAGCGCCTGACGAAGCAGAGAATCGAGTTCATCAAGGGGGATATCCATCGCTTCAGCGATTTCAACCCGGCTGGGCATGGCTCCGAGCTTGTGGGCCAAATCCAGACTGACCTTGCGGATCGTTGTCAGCCTTTCACTGAGGTGAACGGGCAGGCGGATCGTTCTGGATTGACAGGCGATCGCGCGAGTCATGCTCTGGCGAATCCACCAGAAGGCATAGGTCGAGAATTTGTAACCACGGGTGGGATCAAATTTTTCAACGGCGCGCTCAAGGCCGAGGGATCCCTCCTGGATCAGATCGAGAAGTTCAAGGCCTTTC
Coding sequences within:
- the rpsP gene encoding 30S ribosomal protein S16 encodes the protein MIKLRLKRFGKKREASFRLVACNSTSRRDGRPLQELGFYNPRTKETRLDTEAIRQRLSQGAQPTDVVRTLLERGGLIEKSVRSAEVVGKAKQAAKREADAKQAAKDAAAAKAAESEASESDGDSAESTEA
- the ffh gene encoding signal recognition particle protein, producing MFDELSARFEDAVKGLRGQDAISETNVEGALKDVRRALLEADVSLPVVKDFVAEVRDRAVGAEVVRGVSPDQKFIQVVHEQLVEVMGGDNAPLAKAAEAPTVVLMAGLQGAGKTTATAKLGLHLKDQGRRALMVGADVYRPAAIEQLKILGAQIDVEVFSLGAEAKPEDIAAAGLAKAKQEGFDTLLVDTAGRLQIDTEMMEEMVRIRSAVQPDEVLLVVDSMIGQEAAELTRAFHDQVGITGAVLTKLDGDSRGGAALSIRKVSGQPIKFIGTGEKVEALQPFHPERMASRILGMGDVLTLVEKAQKEVELADVEKMQKKLQEATFDFSDFVKQMRLIKRMGSLGGLMKMIPGMNKIDDGMLKQGEQQLKRIEAMIGSMTQQERENPDLLASQPSRRRRIAGGSGHQPADVDKVLADFQKMRGFMQQMSQGKMPGMGGMPGMGGMPGMGGMPGMGGMPGMGGMPGMGGMPGGGGRPGRGGPPKRQRPAKKKKGFGEL
- a CDS encoding ARC6/PARC6 family protein, encoding MDLPIDHFRLLGVSPSAAADAVLRKLQNRCDSPPDQGFTHEVLIQRDELLRQSADLLTDSVRRAEYEAQLLDLAQHHPDDTVGLDLPSSSEAAGLLLLWEAGSAVEAFQMACQGLQPPQAPALGSGREADLTLLAALACLDAAKDEQAQRRYESAAQVLAAGIELQKRMGKLPDQLHALQQDLDSLLPYRILDLLSRDLSDQDSHQQGLSLLDQLVKDRGGLEGAPEAAFGQEDFEPFFKQIRRFLTVQEQVDLFSGWQLQGSGEAGFLAVLALTASGFSRRKPELLEQARDQVKGLAAADLDPMPLLGCLDLLLGNVAAAGEHFLAVRDRELRLWLDQHPGDQLSAQCEYCRVWLERDVLPGYRDVEASDVDLDAWFADRDVQSYVERLDRQEARRSDPALTTAGDWPSLFSGDSAPALDESAVPAEVGPGDHAEANEGFHLAVPRSVLIAIGSGLAVLGVLAAVISSRQNALDPLPEPAAQIDSGDQNDSVETADPVDPGSEVELEDAPAQPNASLKPDPKPQEQLKPLTADEPSEANLQELIQGWLDLKAASLAAEADQGVDLSVVARDHMVQKVLQEQAADASAGLSKVIDASVTSLELVSRTPQRIEVMAQIAYSDKTINRAGAVINQTPPDTLSVRYILGRDGDQWRLQAYIPAG
- the pdhA gene encoding pyruvate dehydrogenase (acetyl-transferring) E1 component subunit alpha codes for the protein MGQDLAVETAPLGTAAAGGAHGERLSSLVTAQRATVDRDTGLALYRDMTLGRRFEDKCAEMYYRGKMFGFVHLYNGQEAVSTGVIGAMKRQHDWFCSTYRDHVHALSAGVPARAVMSELFGKETGCSKGRGGSMHLFSKEHHLLGGFAFIAEGIPVALGSAFTSRYKRDALGDSSSDSVTAAFFGDGTCNNGQFFECLNMAQLWKLPIIFVVENNKWAIGMAHDRATSDPEIWRKAASFGMAGEEVDGMDVLAVRAAAERALERARAGEGPTLLECLTYRFRGHSLADPDELRSEQEKQFWAQRDPLKAFERDLVSADLVSSDELRAIEKEIDQVVEDCVDFALSAPEPDAEELTRYIWADD
- a CDS encoding RpoD/SigA family RNA polymerase sigma factor, yielding MVSTASKPLDTQRRRSSDPVSWYLATIGRIPLLTPAEEIELGNQVQTMMQLTEDGSRDFDESGLTTQQRRSVRIGRRAKERMMKANLRLVVSVAKKYQGKGLELLDLIQEGSLGLERAVEKFDPTRGYKFSTYAFWWIRQSMTRAIACQSRTIRLPVHLSERLTTIRKVSLDLAHKLGAMPSRVEIAEAMDIPLDELDSLLRQALTTSSLDAPVNGEEGRSFLGDLIADSSLEEPLDMVEQRIHHEQLGRWLSHLSEQEQHVLRLRFGLESNERHTLAEIGRLMDVSRERVRQVELKALRKLRNLTRRLPGGI